The Bradyrhizobium sp. CCGB01 genome segment GTCGAGCACCGACGCCGTAGGGTGGGCAAAGCGAAAGCGTGCCCACCAATTCCATCCATCACGAAGACGGTGGGCACGGCGCAACGCGCCTTTGCCCACCCTACGAGATATCGCTTGTTGCCCTCACGCGTCCTTGTGCGCGCCGGGATGGATCAGGATGTCGCGCGCGGCGGCGAGGTCGATGAAGGCTTCCGCGCTGCCGCCCCGGTCGGGATGCATGCCCTTGGCGGCGCGGCGATAGGCCTGGTTGATGTCGTCGCAGGTGAGCTGAACGGCGAGCGGCAGGCCGAGCATCCTGCGGGCACGATCCTCGCTGGAGAGCTTCTTCGGCATGGCGTTGCGGCGGCCGAAGCGCGGCGCGGTGAGATCATGGACGACTTCGAGGATCACGCCGACGCGGCGCTGCGCCGCCAGCGTGACACCGTGATCGTCATTGTCCACGGCCTGACGCAGCACCGGAAGCGCCTGCTCGGCCGCCTGTCGCAGCGTGGCATCCGTGCTCATGCGCGCGATCTCGGCCACCAGCCGGCCCGCCTCGGCCCAGTCGGCCGACCGCGCCGACCGCAGGCGTTCGAGAGCCAGTTTCCAGGATTCAAGCCGTTCCATCATGCGCGCAACGTTTAGCAATGAAGATCAGTATGCCAAGGCCGCCGTTTCCGACCCCTTAATTTCGAGTTAGCCTTTCATGAAACTTCGAAACGAATCCGGGAGGAAATTGTCATGGCATTGCTCGCAAACCACATCGCCGTCGTCACGGGCGCCGGCTCCGGCATCGGCCGGGCGATCGCCGCCGGCTACGCCCGCGAGGGCGCGCAAGTGGTTCTGCTCGACGTCAACGCCGACACGGTCGCGGAGGCCGCCCAGGAGATCCGCAAGGACGGCGGCAAGGCCGAGATCTTCGCGCTCGACGTGACGAAGCGTGACGACTGCTTTGCGCTCGCGAGGCAAGTCACTGAGAAGGTCGGGCAGGCCTCGATCCTCGTCAACAATGCCGGCATCACCCGCCGCAATGCCTTCACCGCGGAGACGGAGACGGTGGCGAAGGACTGGGACGACATCATCTCGCTCAATCTCAACGGCGTCTTCAACGTGACGCAGGCGTTCCTCGCGCCGCTACGCGCCAGCAAAGGCCGCATCGTCAATATCGGCTCGATCCAGTCCTTCGTGCATCTGCGCACGCCGAGCTCGGCGGCCTACACCACCTCGAAGCACGGCGTGCTCGGCTTCACCAAGGCGCTTGCAGTGGAGCTCGGCAAGGAAGGCGTGCGGGTCAACGCGATCGGGCCGGGCTTCATCGAGACCAACATCAACGCCAATGTGCGCGCGACCAATCCGGCGCTGGTGCAAGCCTTCGTCGATCACACCCCGCTGGCGCGCACCGGCAAGCCCGAGGACATCGTCGGCCCCGCGATCTTCCTTGCCTCGGACCTGTCGGCCTATGTCACGGGAACGATCGTGATGGTGGATGGCGGGTACCGGACGGTGTGAGGCGCGGCACGCCCGCGCGCGAGATCGTCCCGCATCGCTATGCATCTCGTGCCAATCGCGGCGCCATCGCGGCATTCCCAAGGTCATCTGGTGCGATCGGCCGCGATTAACCTTTCATTAACCAAACCCGCCCACCGTAGATTCACGGCTTGGGGGCCGTTTGTTCTCGATCGCTTCCAAAGATGGAAGCGGGCGTTGATCGGGAGGTGTGTTGATGACCACTGTTCATGTCGCTGCGTCCGAGCCGGGCGCGCAATTCCTGGCCCCCAACCAGATCGTTCCGCTGTTGATCGGGGCGACCGTCGACGAGGTCGAGCGCGAGCTCGTGCTCCAGACCCTCGCACGCTGCGACGGCAACCGCACGCGCGCTTCTCGCGTGCTCGGCCTGTCGGTGCGCACGCTGCGCAACAAGATCAGGATCTATGCGGCGTCCGGCATCGAGGTGCCCGCGTATCACGACTAGCGCGCAAGGTACGGGACGATTGATGTTGATCAGGCCCGGCGCAGCGGGCCGGCAGAATTGCTGCTGTCGTCAAACGCCGCTAAGTAGCTTGCTTCCGGTCAAGGGAGCATGGCGTGGCAGACGAACAGAAACGGCAGGGACCGCAGGGTCCGCGCGGACGGCAGGGCGAACCGGGACGGCCGGGACCGCAGGGTCATCCGGGCAAGCGTGGCCCGGACGGCGCGCGTGGCAAGCCCGGGCCTCAGGGCAAGCCCGGAGCGGCCGGAAAGGCCGGAGCGCAGGGCAAGGCCGGTCTGCCGGGTAAGCCCGGTGAAGCCGGTGCGCGGGGAGCTGCGGGACCGCAAGGACCGGCTGGCCCGCAAGGCCCGCGCGGCGAGACCGGACCGCCCGGCCAGTTGCCGTCGATCGAGCAGGTGCTGCCGTGGCTCGAGCAGCTCTTCGACGCCTGGGACGAGCGCCGCCGCCAACGCGAGCAGGAAGCGGCCGAGCGCGCGGCGCTCGAGGCCGCGGTGCATGAGGCTGACGAGGCGATCGTCGATGACGAGAGCGACGACGGCGAAGACGACGATCACAGGAAAAAGAAGAAAAAGAAGAAGCACGGCCACAAGGACTAGCAGGGCCGCCTATTTCGCCTGATCCTCACGTGGCGGCAGCATGCCCATGCGCTCGAACTGCCAGCGCATGGCGCGGTACCAGAGATAGCCGACCAGCGTGCCCAGCAGCGTCAGGATGACGAGGTTGACGCTGCTGTAGGAGCCGCTCCACCACATCATCCATGCGGTCCACAGCGCCGTGAAGGTGACGGCGCCTGCTTTGAGAGGAATAAGGGGGCGGCTCATGCTCGTGCTCCGGGCGGTCAAAATCCCGGCAGACATCATCGCAAGCCGAGGCCGCTCTCACCGTGAGCCGGATCACGGAACGGACGCAGGAGGCCGGCTAACCGAAGCGCAGCCGCGAGCGCTCCTTGGCCTTTTCCGCCTCGACCTCACGGTCGCGCGCCGGCGCATGGGTGTGCAGTGAGGTCAGCAGCTTTCGCGCGGCCTCCGAGACTTCGGCCACCGCGAGGTCGAACGCCGCCTCATTGGCCTGCGACGGCTTGTTGAAACCCGACAGCTTGCGCACGAACTGGAGCGCGCTGGCATGGATCTCGTCTTCGGTCGCCGGCGGCTCGAAGTTGAACAGGGTCTTGATGTTGCGGCACATGCACTCTCTCCTGATGCTTCCCTCAAGGACGATCGACCGAACCGAAATCCTACATCCTCCAGGACACTTCTGCTAAGTTCCCGTAACGCGGCCGCCGATCATGAGCCGCATGGGGAGAGAAACATGAGAGCTTGTTGCGCGGCGCTGTCAGCCGTTCTGCTGTCCATCGCAACGTCGGCGGTCGCCGCCGACTATCCGGCGCCGAAACAAGGCGACTGGGTCGCCAAGGATTTCAAGTTCCACACCGGCGAGACCATGGCGGAGCTGAAGCTGCACTACACCACCATCGGCGAGCCCAGCGGCCAGCCGGTGCTCGTGCTGCACGGCACCGGCGGCTCGGGCGCGAGCATGCTGTCATCAGCCTTTGCCGGCGAGCTGTTCGGCGCGGGACAGCCGCTCGACGCATCCAAATACTACATCATCCTCCCCGACGCGATCGGCCACGGGAAATCGTCAAAGCCGTCGGACGGCATGAAGACGAGCTTTCCGAAATACAATTACGACGACATGGTCGAGGCGCAGCATCGCCTCGTGAAGGAAGGCCTCGGCGTCAAGCATCTGCGGCTCGTGATCGGCAACTCGATGGGCGGGATGCAGACCTGGATGTGGGGCGAGAAATATCCGCAGGAGATGGACGCGCTGGTGCCGATGGCCTCGCAGCCGACCGAGATGGCGTCGCGCAACTGGATGATGCGGCGGATCATGCTCGACACCATCCGCAACGACCCCGACTACAATGGCGGCAACTACACCAGCCAGCCGCGCATGATGAAATACGCCATCGCCGCCTATGGCGTCGCCAGCATCGGCGGCACGCTGGCCTATCAGCAGCAGGCGCCGACCGCGGCCAAGGCCGACAAGATCGTCGACGAGCGGCTGGCAACACCGATCACGGCGGATGCGAACGACTTCGTCTATCAGTGGGAGTCCTCGCACGACTACAATGCCGGCGAGAAGCTGGAGCAGATCGAGGCCTCGCTGCTGCTGATCAACTCCGCCGACGACGAGCGCAATCCGCCCGAGACCGGCCTCACGGACGCTGCGATGAAGCGGGTCAAGAACGGCCGCCTGTACCTGATCCCCGCGAGCACCGAGACGCGCGGTCACGGCACCACCGGCAATGCAAAGTTCTACACCGAGCAGATCAGGCAATTGCTGCAAACCGCGCCGCAACGGACGATGTAAGGCGGCGGACTGCGCATCCCGCAACGCATCATATGCGGCGCCCCGGCGCCGCATATTATTTGAGCATGCAATGCGCTGGCGGCTCGGGCTTAATCGCAACAACCAGAATCGAGACGCGGTGAGGAGGTTCGCATGCACAGGCTCGCACTGTGCGTTTGGCTGGCCGCAATGGCGGCGCAGACGAGCGTCGCGTTCGCGTTCGACAACGGCCAATATGACCACGTCCCGCCCGACATCCGTGCCTGGTTCAAGAGCGTGATCGCACCGAACGGCGTGCCGTGCTGCGACATCTCCGACGGCCATCGCACGGAATACGACGTGCGGGGCGGCGCCTATTGGGTGCCGATCGAGGGACAATGGATGGAGGTGCCCGATCGCGCCATCATCCGCGATCGCGGCAATCCGGTCGGCCAAGCCGTGGTGTGGTACGTCCACCACCGCGGCGCGATCATCATCAGCTGCTTCGTGCCGGCGGATGCGGTGTAGAGCGTTTTCGAGCGACGTGAACGCACTCAGGCCTTGAGGCCTCGCCTGGGAGAGACCTCGACATATTCGATGTCATCGCCGAAATCGCCGAGCGCGGCGCGAACGGATTTGGCGTCCCCTTCGGCGACGGTGAAGATCGCGGCGAGAGCTTGCCGCTTCTGTCCCGGAAACAGGCTCTCGGCCGCATAGCCGGCATCCCCAAGCGTCTTGATGATCTGTCGCCGCCGGCGCTGATCGACGCGATCATGGAATTTGAACTGCACGGACATGCCGAGAAGCTAACCGTTCGCGGCGCCCGATCAAGGTCATGACGCCTATTTTCGGCTCTTTCTCGCCTTGGCTCTCCTCCTGCGCGATTTCTTCGCTTTCGCGCGGGGCAGAGCAGCCGCAACATCCAGGAGGCCCGCGCCATATGCCGGCGTAAAATCCTTCCCCCGCATCGCCGGCAATTTCGTCGCAGTCGCAATCAGGCGCTTCGCGACCGCAAGCCCCGCTGCTTTGGATTTCGGCTTGTCGATGTAAACGAGCGCAGCGGCACCCGTGACGTGCGGCGTCGCCATCGACGTCCCGGGCCAGGAATCGTAACTAGTATGGTCGGCGAAGCTTGCCTGCACCCGGGGCACCGTCGACAGGATGTTGACGCCCGGCGCGACCAGCTTGATGTGTTTCCCCGTATTGGAGAACGAGGCACGTCGATGGGATTCGTCGACGGCGCCGACACCGATCGTGTCCGGGTAGCCCGCCGGATACTCCTTCGGATTGCCGCTCTCAAACTCGTTGCCCATCGCGGTGGAGACGACGACGCCGGCATCGATCAGCTCGGCGAAGATCGTCGCTTCCGCCTTCGAACGGTCCTCACCGCCAATGCTGAGGTTGATGACCTTGATGTTGGAATCGAGCGCGGCCGCGAGAGCCTTGCTGTAGAACTCGAAGTTGAAGTTCTCGTCGGCGCCCGGGCGTTTGGGATCGTCGAACACCTTCCAGCAGTGCAGCCGGCAATTGGCGAGGCCCGCGACGCCGGCCGAATTATTGATCACGGCCGCGATCGTGCCGCTGACATGTGTGCCATGGCCGAGAAAATCGCGCGCGCCGTTTCCGTCGTGACGATATTCCTCGATCGCTTCGGTGAGATCGGGATGTCCGGCATCGACACCGCTATCGAGCACAGCGACATGAACCCGCCCCGCGCCCGGCCGCGGTCTATCGAACCATCTGATGGCGCGAAGTCCCCACTGCCGGATCTTCATGGGATCGGCGGCGGCACTGAGCCACCGGTTGGGAACGGGCTCGACCAGATCCACCGCCCTCGAGGCACTCAGGCGTTTCAGGACGCCTGCATCGACCTTGCTGTCCACCTGCACGATCTGAAATCCGGCCAGCGCCTCCCGCGGTACCGCCGTTGCGGAGCGTGCGATCGAACGATGAGCTGCGGCCAGGGCCCTCGCCTGCGGCTGCGGCTGCGCGGGCGCATCACCGTCACCGACCACGAACAGCGGCTTCATCGACTGAAGCCCGAGATTGTCGCTCAGGAAATCGATCGGACCTCTGACGTCATCGGGCATCGCGGCTCTCAGCGCGCGCTGCGTTGTCGCCCGAGGCGAGGTCGCCGCGATCTGCCGGGCGGCCTCCGGCTTCAACCGAACGATGAGCTGTCCCGGGACATGCTTGCGATGGCGCGGCCGCTCGCCCGCGACCCGCATTGCCTGCGTCGGAGCCATGACAAATTCCTTCCTTGAAAAGCGAAAAAATACAACACCCGTTATAAGGGAAATTTTAGTTCAGCGCTACCTGTACCATCCGGGCGGGCCTGCTCCCGGTCGTCGCGCAGTCCAGTGGCTGGTCCATGCCGCGCGTGCTATCTTGCCGATGGAGTCCGATCTCGCCAACGCCACTCAATCAGGGAGACCTTCGTGACCGATCTTTGCGCCGAAGACCTCGCCGCCATCTATGCCAAGCCGAGCCCGCGCGTGATCGCAAAGGCGCGTCCCGCGATCGACGCGCATGCGAAGAAGTTCATCGAGATGTCGCCGTTCTGCGTGCTTGCAACGTCAGGCGTCGACGGCAGCGTCGATGCTTCGCCGCGCGGCGGCGGGGTGGGCTTCGTCCATGTCGCCGGTCCCAACCAGCTGCTGATGCCCGACCGTTCCGGCAACAACCGGATCGACAGTTTTCGCAACGTCGTCGAAGGATCGGGCTTCGTGCATCTGTTGTTCTTCGTGCCCGGCATCGACGAGACGCTGCGCGTCGGCGGACGCGGCACGCTGTCGGCCGATCCGGACCTGCTCGCATCGATGGTGGAATTCGGCAAGCCGCCGCGCGCGGTGCTGAACGTCGCGGTCAGCGAAGTCTATTTCCACTGCGGCAAGGCGCTGATGCGCTCGAAGCTGTGGTCGCCGGAGAAGGTG includes the following:
- a CDS encoding helix-turn-helix domain-containing protein — protein: MTTVHVAASEPGAQFLAPNQIVPLLIGATVDEVERELVLQTLARCDGNRTRASRVLGLSVRTLRNKIRIYAASGIEVPAYHD
- a CDS encoding collagen-like protein, with product MADEQKRQGPQGPRGRQGEPGRPGPQGHPGKRGPDGARGKPGPQGKPGAAGKAGAQGKAGLPGKPGEAGARGAAGPQGPAGPQGPRGETGPPGQLPSIEQVLPWLEQLFDAWDERRRQREQEAAERAALEAAVHEADEAIVDDESDDGEDDDHRKKKKKKKHGHKD
- a CDS encoding pyridoxamine 5'-phosphate oxidase family protein, giving the protein MTDLCAEDLAAIYAKPSPRVIAKARPAIDAHAKKFIEMSPFCVLATSGVDGSVDASPRGGGVGFVHVAGPNQLLMPDRSGNNRIDSFRNVVEGSGFVHLLFFVPGIDETLRVGGRGTLSADPDLLASMVEFGKPPRAVLNVAVSEVYFHCGKALMRSKLWSPEKVQRSVMPSIGQVIHDQTGLGEPESQEIVEERYKTQL
- a CDS encoding alpha/beta fold hydrolase, giving the protein MRACCAALSAVLLSIATSAVAADYPAPKQGDWVAKDFKFHTGETMAELKLHYTTIGEPSGQPVLVLHGTGGSGASMLSSAFAGELFGAGQPLDASKYYIILPDAIGHGKSSKPSDGMKTSFPKYNYDDMVEAQHRLVKEGLGVKHLRLVIGNSMGGMQTWMWGEKYPQEMDALVPMASQPTEMASRNWMMRRIMLDTIRNDPDYNGGNYTSQPRMMKYAIAAYGVASIGGTLAYQQQAPTAAKADKIVDERLATPITADANDFVYQWESSHDYNAGEKLEQIEASLLLINSADDERNPPETGLTDAAMKRVKNGRLYLIPASTETRGHGTTGNAKFYTEQIRQLLQTAPQRTM
- a CDS encoding DUF2277 domain-containing protein, producing the protein MCRNIKTLFNFEPPATEDEIHASALQFVRKLSGFNKPSQANEAAFDLAVAEVSEAARKLLTSLHTHAPARDREVEAEKAKERSRLRFG
- a CDS encoding J domain-containing protein, with amino-acid sequence MMERLESWKLALERLRSARSADWAEAGRLVAEIARMSTDATLRQAAEQALPVLRQAVDNDDHGVTLAAQRRVGVILEVVHDLTAPRFGRRNAMPKKLSSEDRARRMLGLPLAVQLTCDDINQAYRRAAKGMHPDRGGSAEAFIDLAAARDILIHPGAHKDA
- a CDS encoding S8 family serine peptidase; amino-acid sequence: MAPTQAMRVAGERPRHRKHVPGQLIVRLKPEAARQIAATSPRATTQRALRAAMPDDVRGPIDFLSDNLGLQSMKPLFVVGDGDAPAQPQPQARALAAAHRSIARSATAVPREALAGFQIVQVDSKVDAGVLKRLSASRAVDLVEPVPNRWLSAAADPMKIRQWGLRAIRWFDRPRPGAGRVHVAVLDSGVDAGHPDLTEAIEEYRHDGNGARDFLGHGTHVSGTIAAVINNSAGVAGLANCRLHCWKVFDDPKRPGADENFNFEFYSKALAAALDSNIKVINLSIGGEDRSKAEATIFAELIDAGVVVSTAMGNEFESGNPKEYPAGYPDTIGVGAVDESHRRASFSNTGKHIKLVAPGVNILSTVPRVQASFADHTSYDSWPGTSMATPHVTGAAALVYIDKPKSKAAGLAVAKRLIATATKLPAMRGKDFTPAYGAGLLDVAAALPRAKAKKSRRRRAKARKSRK
- a CDS encoding SDR family NAD(P)-dependent oxidoreductase, with amino-acid sequence MALLANHIAVVTGAGSGIGRAIAAGYAREGAQVVLLDVNADTVAEAAQEIRKDGGKAEIFALDVTKRDDCFALARQVTEKVGQASILVNNAGITRRNAFTAETETVAKDWDDIISLNLNGVFNVTQAFLAPLRASKGRIVNIGSIQSFVHLRTPSSAAYTTSKHGVLGFTKALAVELGKEGVRVNAIGPGFIETNINANVRATNPALVQAFVDHTPLARTGKPEDIVGPAIFLASDLSAYVTGTIVMVDGGYRTV